One segment of Leuconostoc lactis DNA contains the following:
- a CDS encoding bifunctional metallophosphatase/5'-nucleotidase produces the protein MKQFKLYYTSDVHGYLLPTDYIQVGTQPLGLANAAAHFQKDAQTLIIDGGDMFQGSPMLQYLQQHPTQDAVATAMNLAGYDYVTLGNHDFNFGYDALQQHLARLDATVIAENVTDLNGHTLYPAQIKTLGDGTRIGLMGLVTDYINIWEQPDHLNGIKITAPLHQAQQTVAYLRAHADVVIGLYHGGYERDLTTGQLLSDTTENMAWALTQALDLDILLTAHQHGDVQPQVINGVLTLQLPNQAKKFAVITGQKHQDQWYFTAETKPVGDSARPDIVTALAPLQQQVEAWLDQPIATLNTPVPPAAPLQLAQFGHPILQWIAAVQLAASQADVTLVSLNNNPVSLPVNVTLRQILQNYPFDNTLVTKQITGRALRASLEHTADYFILEENGQLAINPAWLQPKVEHYNYDLVYGLQYTFDITQPVGQRVTAMRFNGQAVQDDDTITIAMNSYRAVGGGNYAAYQQAPTVFSDDRSVQELLTAYFKTHQQLPTAPKLAFNLKY, from the coding sequence ATGAAACAATTTAAGTTGTATTATACATCTGACGTCCATGGCTATTTACTCCCAACAGACTACATACAAGTTGGTACGCAGCCGTTAGGATTAGCCAATGCAGCCGCCCATTTTCAAAAAGATGCGCAAACGCTTATTATTGATGGTGGCGATATGTTTCAAGGCTCACCAATGTTGCAATATTTACAACAACATCCGACACAAGATGCCGTGGCGACGGCCATGAATCTGGCGGGTTACGATTATGTGACCCTAGGAAATCATGATTTTAATTTTGGCTATGATGCCCTCCAGCAACATTTGGCGCGCTTGGATGCAACGGTGATTGCCGAAAATGTGACGGATTTGAACGGCCACACCTTGTACCCCGCACAAATTAAGACGCTAGGGGATGGGACACGGATTGGGTTAATGGGCTTAGTCACCGATTACATCAATATTTGGGAGCAACCAGACCATTTAAACGGCATTAAAATTACCGCACCATTGCACCAGGCACAACAAACCGTTGCTTATTTACGAGCACATGCTGATGTGGTGATTGGGCTTTATCATGGGGGTTATGAACGCGATTTGACCACTGGTCAGTTACTGAGTGACACGACAGAAAATATGGCGTGGGCATTAACGCAAGCGCTTGATTTAGACATCTTACTAACCGCACACCAGCATGGCGACGTGCAACCGCAAGTGATCAATGGGGTGTTAACGCTACAACTACCCAACCAAGCGAAAAAATTTGCAGTGATAACAGGTCAAAAGCATCAGGATCAATGGTATTTTACTGCTGAAACGAAACCAGTTGGTGACAGCGCACGTCCGGACATCGTCACAGCCCTCGCGCCGTTACAACAACAAGTTGAGGCGTGGCTGGACCAACCGATTGCGACATTAAATACGCCAGTACCACCGGCAGCACCCTTGCAATTAGCGCAATTTGGTCATCCTATTTTGCAGTGGATTGCTGCCGTACAACTCGCAGCCTCTCAAGCTGATGTGACGCTGGTGAGTTTAAACAATAATCCGGTGAGTTTACCGGTCAATGTCACGTTACGACAAATTTTGCAAAACTATCCCTTTGATAACACCTTAGTCACTAAGCAGATCACGGGTCGCGCGTTGCGGGCTAGTTTAGAACACACTGCAGACTACTTTATATTAGAAGAAAACGGCCAGCTGGCGATTAATCCAGCTTGGCTTCAGCCTAAAGTTGAACACTATAACTATGATTTGGTGTATGGGTTGCAGTACACGTTTGATATCACGCAACCAGTTGGGCAACGGGTGACGGCAATGCGGTTTAACGGACAAGCAGTGCAAGATGATGACACGATAACTATTGCTATGAATAGTTATCGTGCTGTTGGTGGTGGCAATTATGCGGCTTATCAACAAGCACCGACTGTTTTTAGTGATGATCGGTCCGTACAAGAATTGCTCACGGCCTATTTTAAAACGCATCAACAGCTCCCAACTGCCCCAAAACTCGCCTTCAACCTGAAATATTGA
- the phnE gene encoding phosphonate ABC transporter, permease protein PhnE yields MNQKLTSVLNQAPRRGRQYALIALVLLVLVGLSSPALKGADMTAKGFDIGQSILMGLVTPDTQLLFGLGDSGVAYLILQTIAIAFLGTLVGAVIAVPLSFVSATNIVPRPVVIVTRFIIMAIRTIPSLVYGLMFIRVTGPGPFAGVMTLAVVSIGMISKLFIETIEDLDPGILESLDAFGSTFFQKIRYGVLPQLGPDFISILVYRFDMNLREATILGLVGAGGIGAPMIFALSAYHWHQVGAILIGLFILVFVVEILSDKLRQKILRG; encoded by the coding sequence ATGAATCAAAAATTAACGTCAGTTCTCAATCAAGCACCACGCCGTGGCCGTCAATATGCCCTGATTGCGCTGGTATTGCTTGTTTTAGTTGGGTTATCGTCGCCGGCACTAAAGGGTGCAGACATGACCGCTAAAGGTTTTGACATTGGCCAAAGTATTTTAATGGGGCTTGTTACACCGGATACACAATTGCTGTTTGGCTTAGGTGACAGTGGTGTTGCCTACTTGATTTTACAAACAATCGCCATTGCATTTCTTGGGACTTTGGTTGGGGCAGTGATTGCTGTGCCGCTATCATTTGTATCAGCGACTAATATTGTGCCGCGACCGGTTGTAATTGTGACCCGTTTTATCATTATGGCCATTCGGACAATTCCGTCATTAGTTTATGGTTTGATGTTTATTCGGGTCACGGGTCCTGGGCCGTTTGCTGGCGTGATGACGCTGGCGGTGGTTTCAATTGGAATGATTTCGAAGTTATTTATTGAAACAATTGAGGATTTGGATCCCGGTATTTTGGAATCATTGGATGCGTTTGGGTCAACTTTTTTCCAGAAAATTCGCTACGGCGTTTTACCACAACTGGGACCAGATTTTATTTCAATTTTAGTGTACCGATTTGATATGAATTTACGGGAAGCGACTATTTTAGGGCTTGTCGGTGCTGGTGGTATTGGAGCGCCAATGATTTTTGCACTGAGTGCTTATCATTGGCATCAAGTAGGCGCTATTTTAATCGGACTCTTCATTTTGGTCTTTGTCGTGGAAATTTTGTCGGATAAATTACGACAAAAGATTTTACGGGGCTAG
- the phnE gene encoding phosphonate ABC transporter, permease protein PhnE yields the protein MGWYDKLFEAESYQLANGKVVSQKFTRLPLIIVLLLIGISLSVWVTGFSLVTLVTNFVGFWQILASMWPPNLAYFSQVWQPLLVTIQMSFFGSFFGAALALPFAILAAHNVMNHRLVNLVVRFILTVVRTIPTLVAALIATYIFGLGTFAGTVAIFLFSFSFVGKQLFEYIETVNMGAYEALIATGASAPRAFVTTILPQILPTYLSTSLFAFEGNVRYAAILGYVGAGGIGMILNEKIGWREFQSVGMILLSIFVAVIVIEMVSQQLRRYLS from the coding sequence ATGGGCTGGTATGATAAATTATTTGAAGCCGAAAGCTATCAGTTAGCTAACGGTAAAGTGGTTTCACAAAAATTTACGCGATTGCCACTCATTATCGTTTTATTGTTGATTGGTATTAGTCTCTCGGTATGGGTAACTGGGTTTAGTTTAGTCACTTTAGTGACTAATTTTGTCGGTTTTTGGCAAATTCTGGCGAGCATGTGGCCACCCAATTTGGCCTATTTTTCACAAGTGTGGCAACCGTTGTTGGTCACGATTCAAATGTCATTTTTTGGTTCGTTTTTTGGGGCGGCGCTGGCTTTGCCATTTGCCATTTTAGCTGCGCATAACGTCATGAATCATCGACTAGTCAACTTAGTGGTGCGCTTTATTTTGACCGTTGTGCGAACGATTCCAACATTGGTGGCAGCCTTGATTGCGACTTATATTTTCGGATTGGGCACCTTTGCCGGTACCGTGGCTATTTTCCTTTTTAGTTTCTCGTTTGTTGGGAAGCAATTATTTGAATATATTGAAACGGTGAATATGGGGGCTTATGAAGCGTTAATCGCTACTGGCGCCAGCGCACCGCGGGCGTTTGTAACCACCATCTTGCCACAAATTCTACCGACTTATTTATCAACGTCGTTATTTGCGTTTGAAGGTAATGTGCGTTACGCCGCTATTTTAGGCTATGTTGGCGCTGGTGGTATTGGGATGATTTTGAACGAAAAAATTGGCTGGCGAGAATTTCAAAGTGTGGGCATGATTTTGCTATCAATCTTTGTCGCTGTGATCGTGATTGAGATGGTTAGTCAACAATTACGTCGCTATTTGAGTTAA
- the phnC gene encoding phosphonate ABC transporter ATP-binding protein yields MIKFEHVSKTYPNGVKGLQDINLEIQDGEFIGIIGMSGAGKSTLIRTINRLNNITEGQLTVDGIEISTLKGQALRQYRRKVGMIFQSYNLVPRISVIKNVMSSLVPDMPFWRVLFGVFSKTEKIRALEALDRMSMLDKAFVRTDQLSGGQQQRVSLARTLTQNPSVLLADEPVAALDPVTAHEVMDDFKRINQELGQTVLINIHHVDLALEYTQRIIGIRAGQIVYDGPASGINQATLDLIYSKDEGQ; encoded by the coding sequence ATGATCAAATTTGAACATGTCTCAAAAACCTATCCCAATGGGGTCAAGGGGCTACAAGATATTAATTTAGAAATTCAAGACGGTGAGTTTATTGGCATTATTGGGATGTCAGGTGCAGGAAAATCAACGCTGATTCGGACGATTAATCGCTTGAATAATATTACTGAAGGCCAACTCACTGTCGATGGGATTGAAATTTCGACTTTGAAAGGACAAGCCTTGCGACAATACCGGCGTAAAGTCGGGATGATTTTCCAATCGTATAACCTCGTGCCACGTATCTCGGTCATCAAAAACGTGATGAGCTCGCTGGTGCCAGATATGCCATTTTGGCGCGTTTTGTTTGGGGTATTTTCCAAGACAGAAAAAATTCGTGCGCTAGAAGCGTTGGATCGGATGTCAATGTTAGATAAAGCATTCGTGCGGACAGACCAATTGTCTGGTGGTCAACAGCAACGGGTGTCATTAGCACGGACTTTAACGCAAAACCCAAGCGTATTACTGGCTGATGAACCTGTGGCAGCGTTAGATCCGGTAACGGCGCACGAAGTCATGGATGACTTTAAGCGGATCAACCAAGAATTAGGCCAAACGGTTCTGATTAACATTCATCACGTTGACTTAGCCCTAGAGTATACGCAGCGCATTATCGGTATTCGTGCGGGGCAAATTGTTTACGATGGCCCAGCTAGCGGCATCAATCAAGCCACCCTGGACTTAATCTACAGTAAAGATGAGGGACAGTAA
- a CDS encoding phosphate/phosphite/phosphonate ABC transporter substrate-binding protein gives MSKNAKTLAGIAVVVIIAIAAYFGFTHTGSKPTSEKTIQDLKVYFVPSKQPDQIITMTKPLKGLLIAQLKKEGYDVKNVDIKVGTSYEAAGEALTSGTADVGFIPGGTYVMYQDGAQALLTATRAGLNKDSADAAKWNDGKPTEKTDKQVSTYRSILIAGPSAKGQELAKKVNAGEKLTWDDLNSAKWGLSSTTSSAGYIYPSLWLDKRYGKTVADLKNTVTVDSYGSGMARLAAGQIDILPAYADARSDFAKMWTTDYQQPKSIWAETNVIGVSQNIYNDTISVSKKSKIMTPAFQKALSQAFIDLAQTPEGKKVIAIYSHEGYVPAKSSNYDGERAAQKLLKSTQK, from the coding sequence ATGAGTAAGAATGCGAAAACACTCGCAGGGATCGCTGTTGTTGTGATAATTGCAATTGCAGCCTATTTTGGTTTCACACATACAGGGTCAAAGCCAACGTCAGAAAAGACGATTCAGGACCTCAAGGTTTACTTTGTGCCGTCAAAGCAACCAGATCAAATCATTACCATGACCAAGCCGTTAAAAGGTTTGCTCATTGCGCAATTGAAAAAAGAAGGCTATGACGTTAAAAACGTTGATATCAAAGTTGGGACAAGTTACGAAGCAGCTGGAGAAGCCTTGACTTCGGGAACGGCTGATGTCGGGTTCATTCCTGGTGGCACTTATGTCATGTACCAAGATGGTGCGCAAGCGTTGCTGACAGCAACACGCGCTGGTCTGAACAAGGATTCTGCTGATGCAGCCAAGTGGAATGATGGCAAGCCAACTGAGAAGACAGATAAGCAGGTGTCAACGTACCGGTCAATTTTGATTGCTGGGCCATCAGCTAAGGGACAAGAATTGGCCAAAAAAGTCAATGCTGGTGAAAAGTTGACCTGGGATGATTTGAATTCAGCCAAGTGGGGCTTGTCATCAACAACGTCATCAGCCGGTTACATTTATCCATCACTATGGTTGGATAAGCGCTATGGTAAAACGGTTGCTGATTTGAAAAACACCGTGACAGTTGATTCATACGGCTCAGGCATGGCACGTTTGGCTGCTGGTCAGATTGATATTTTGCCAGCTTATGCCGATGCTCGTAGTGATTTTGCGAAGATGTGGACAACAGATTACCAACAACCAAAATCAATCTGGGCCGAGACAAACGTTATCGGTGTATCACAGAACATTTACAACGATACAATCTCAGTTTCAAAGAAGTCTAAGATTATGACACCGGCATTTCAAAAAGCTTTGTCACAAGCTTTCATTGATTTAGCTCAGACACCAGAAGGTAAAAAAGTGATTGCCATCTACTCACATGAAGGTTATGTGCCAGCGAAGTCATCAAACTATGATGGCGAACGCGCTGCTCAAAAGTTGCTGAAATCAACTCAAAAGTAA
- a CDS encoding F0F1 ATP synthase subunit epsilon — MADEKTATGITVQIVTPVGEIYNEPNVDLAIVNTQGGQIGVMRKHVPLLVALTIDELIVKKGDQREVLAVNGGIAEFSNDLLTVVADSAETSDTIDVSRAQNAKERAEARIAHAQDDKNDAELERARVALMRAVNRIHVAAVKQGN; from the coding sequence ATGGCAGATGAAAAGACCGCAACAGGCATTACAGTCCAAATTGTGACGCCTGTTGGTGAAATATATAATGAACCAAACGTAGATTTGGCCATTGTGAATACGCAAGGTGGTCAAATTGGTGTCATGAGAAAGCATGTGCCGTTACTCGTTGCGCTGACAATTGATGAATTAATCGTCAAAAAAGGTGATCAACGCGAAGTTTTAGCGGTGAATGGTGGTATTGCGGAATTTTCAAATGACCTGTTAACAGTTGTTGCTGACAGTGCTGAAACTTCTGACACCATTGACGTTTCTCGGGCGCAGAATGCTAAGGAACGTGCGGAAGCGCGTATTGCGCACGCCCAAGACGACAAAAATGATGCCGAATTGGAACGAGCACGGGTTGCCCTAATGCGTGCCGTTAACCGTATCCATGTTGCGGCGGTCAAACAAGGCAATTAA
- the atpD gene encoding F0F1 ATP synthase subunit beta: MSTGKVVQVIGPVVDVAFEPGDVIPEINNALKIDKGNGQTLTVEVSLALGDGVVRTIAMDSTDGLQRGMSVTDTGAAIQVPVGDATLGRVFNVLGEPVDNNGPVAPDTPRHSIHRAAPKYDELASSTEILETGIKVIDLLAPYIRGGKIGLFGGAGVGKTVLIQELIHNIAQGHNGISVFTGVGERTREGNDMYHEMAESGVLSQTAMVYGQMNEPPGARMRVALTGLTMAESFRDNEGKDVLLFIDNIFRFTQAGSEVSALLGRIPSAVGYQPTLATEMGQLQERITSTKKGSVTSIQAVYVPADDYTDPAPATTFAHLDATTNLERSLTQQGIYPAVDPLASTSSALDPQVVGQEHYEVATEVQRTLQRYRELQDIISILGMDELSDEEKTTVNRARRIQFFLSQPFSVAETFTGIKGEYVPVSETVRSFKEILAGKYDDLPEDAFRNVGVIEQVVEKAKTMAQ; this comes from the coding sequence ATGAGTACTGGAAAAGTCGTACAAGTGATTGGTCCGGTCGTCGATGTTGCGTTTGAACCAGGAGATGTCATCCCTGAAATCAATAACGCGCTCAAAATCGATAAGGGCAATGGTCAAACTTTGACAGTTGAAGTATCATTGGCACTGGGCGACGGTGTGGTTCGTACCATTGCGATGGATTCAACTGATGGCCTCCAACGTGGTATGTCCGTAACGGACACTGGCGCTGCGATTCAAGTGCCAGTTGGGGATGCAACGTTGGGACGTGTGTTCAATGTTTTGGGTGAACCAGTGGACAACAACGGTCCTGTGGCACCTGACACACCACGTCATTCAATCCATCGTGCTGCACCTAAGTATGATGAATTGGCAAGTTCAACAGAAATTTTAGAAACTGGGATTAAGGTGATTGATTTGCTAGCACCTTATATCCGTGGTGGAAAAATTGGTTTGTTTGGTGGTGCCGGTGTTGGTAAGACGGTGCTAATTCAAGAATTGATTCATAATATTGCACAAGGTCACAATGGTATTTCTGTCTTTACAGGTGTCGGTGAACGAACACGTGAAGGTAACGATATGTACCATGAAATGGCTGAATCAGGTGTTTTGAGTCAAACAGCCATGGTTTATGGTCAAATGAACGAGCCACCAGGTGCACGTATGCGTGTTGCGTTGACTGGTTTGACGATGGCGGAAAGCTTCCGTGATAACGAAGGTAAGGATGTGTTGTTGTTTATCGATAACATTTTCCGCTTTACGCAAGCCGGTTCTGAAGTGTCAGCTTTGCTTGGTCGTATTCCTTCAGCCGTTGGTTATCAGCCAACGTTGGCAACAGAAATGGGTCAATTGCAAGAACGAATCACGTCAACTAAGAAGGGTTCTGTCACATCTATTCAGGCCGTTTATGTGCCTGCCGATGATTATACTGATCCGGCACCAGCCACAACGTTTGCGCACTTGGATGCCACAACGAACTTGGAACGTTCTCTAACACAACAGGGAATTTATCCGGCCGTGGATCCATTGGCGTCAACATCTTCAGCGCTTGATCCACAAGTTGTTGGTCAAGAACATTATGAAGTGGCGACAGAAGTACAACGGACTTTGCAACGCTATCGTGAATTGCAAGACATTATTTCAATTTTGGGAATGGATGAATTGTCAGACGAAGAAAAGACAACGGTTAACCGTGCGCGTCGTATCCAATTCTTCCTATCACAACCATTCTCAGTTGCGGAAACATTCACTGGTATTAAGGGTGAATATGTCCCTGTTTCAGAAACGGTGCGGTCATTTAAGGAAATCTTGGCTGGTAAGTATGATGACTTGCCAGAAGATGCGTTCCGTAATGTTGGTGTAATTGAACAAGTTGTTGAAAAAGCCAAGACAATGGCCCAATAA